One genomic segment of bacterium includes these proteins:
- a CDS encoding alpha/beta hydrolase has product MKEIEIEARGMTFQALAEGPEDGPPLLLLHGLPRNRWEWHHQISPMAEMGFRAVAPDLRGFCPGARPEGVEAYHLKEYAQDILEIADALGQAGRPFHLMGTSIGANMAWWLAAKHPDRIATLVCINIPHPGALAEGRSKTEASTEGQNAKFNYIQEAAREGNERNMFEAMLAAQGVSLEESELYRKALDSDEALRAVYNFYRAIPLWARERLDPVPMPTMFIWPTGSKNVAGASIEANANWVKGPYRLEIVEDVHQPALQAAPERMTPLLLEHLSEHAH; this is encoded by the coding sequence TTGAAGGAAATCGAGATCGAGGCACGGGGCATGACCTTCCAGGCGCTGGCCGAAGGCCCTGAAGACGGGCCCCCGCTATTGCTGTTGCACGGCTTGCCCCGTAACCGTTGGGAATGGCACCACCAGATTTCGCCCATGGCCGAGATGGGATTCCGGGCGGTGGCGCCCGACCTGCGCGGGTTCTGCCCCGGCGCCCGGCCAGAGGGCGTCGAGGCCTATCACCTGAAAGAGTATGCGCAGGACATCCTCGAGATCGCCGACGCGTTGGGCCAGGCAGGGCGTCCGTTTCATCTCATGGGCACCAGTATCGGTGCGAATATGGCCTGGTGGCTTGCCGCGAAGCACCCCGATCGCATCGCGACCTTGGTCTGCATCAACATTCCGCATCCCGGGGCACTGGCCGAAGGCAGGTCGAAGACCGAAGCGAGCACGGAGGGGCAGAACGCGAAGTTCAACTACATCCAAGAGGCCGCGCGGGAGGGCAACGAGCGGAATATGTTCGAAGCGATGCTGGCCGCACAGGGCGTGTCACTCGAGGAGAGCGAGCTCTATCGGAAGGCGCTAGACAGCGACGAAGCGCTGCGCGCGGTCTACAACTTCTACCGGGCCATCCCACTATGGGCGAGGGAACGTCTGGACCCCGTTCCGATGCCGACGATGTTCATCTGGCCCACGGGCTCCAAGAACGTCGCGGGTGCTTCGATCGAAGCCAACGCAAACTGGGTAAAGGGCCCCTACCGCTTGGAGATCGTCGAGGACGTCCACCAGCCGGCCCTCCAGGCGGCGCCGGAGCGGATGACTCCCCTTTTGCTCGAGCATCTCTCCGAGCACGCACACTGA